The following proteins are encoded in a genomic region of Montipora foliosa isolate CH-2021 chromosome 10, ASM3666993v2, whole genome shotgun sequence:
- the LOC137973366 gene encoding uncharacterized protein CXorf65 homolog: protein MFITVKYGDHEEALFNPNCRILHLLEDIKRRCNCPENVIIDLSDLCGSVKNLANNQSSNASDFLEERETLILVRVEKNPTEGRDVPLYTPLLRDEKVLTAEFLETLRRTPTDTLDVSGRSSRSTRRGSLKPSIKTKVSAAPDKLSPTAINPTGMKSLSGRRRSSTNRKS from the exons ATGTTTATCACGGTGAAATATGGAG ATCACGAAGAGGCACTCTTCAACCCCAATTGTCGCATTCTGCACTTGTTAGAAGACATTAAGAGACGATGCAATTGTCCTGAAAACG TTATTATTGATCTGTCGGATTTGTGTGGTTCGGTGAAAAACCTAGCGAATAACCAGTCGTCTAACGCCAGTGACTTTCTAGAAGAAAGGGAGACACTTATCCTCGTGCGAGTTGAAA AAAATCCTACTGAGGGACGCGACGTCCCATTATACACACCCCTTCTTCGCGATGAGAAAGTTTTGACTGCAGAATTCTTAG AAACATTACGACGCACGCCTACAGACACCTTAGATGTCTCCGGTAGAAGCTCGCGAAGCACGCGCCGAGGGAGCTTAAAACCAAGCATCAAAACCAAGGTTTCCGCAGCCCCCGATAAACTTAGTCCCACGGCAATAAACCCAACGGGGATGAAAAGTCTCTCAGGGAGAAGGAGGTCAAGCACCAATCGAAAGAGTTAG
- the LOC137973365 gene encoding uncharacterized protein, translating to MDGRENNRMNSSSRGQTRRTTYDDLRGKSTESGEFIAVPKHLLGYVIGKNGNTIKELQKHSGAMITQTSPTKKPAGFMIRGDEPERACAKQLIAEKVAEVSTEETRNHRSPGRVVQIPKQFKKAVNGPGGDNLRYVSTLTGAGVTENAARGLYVTGGRKKVKHAEYLLRTKVASTRVRSELIRNYIDEENLPEECELKLVPLEGKDRMILAGARSQYRLRPADGFDLQFKIKQEINAKNYHKADMWCHFGTVVIRDPDEADVDETWCIEEATNKLRASPVKRSEWNVAFKEGIDLDHKAIQETFGESTEEDFMARYDLSFLSPRSQAIRCKVWVVRKDVKTKLEEIPVPFNDVSNIVEELRFEDEATRERCRGWLVLQSKKFFLANVIFPGCEIDYRFIIRALTDDVIAKNNGVHEQEGTQLLSRYLSKLKFTDADGLILPDDDLPHGYLFNYRRCAHRTLYTPRPGFTMIVSKESTWCRDYKEEESRKTTDIHLGTEEWDRDLLSEDWEPEMIVAKMPEFLEFVRDVHQFISNCCKNEQSS from the exons ATGGACGGAAGGGAAAATAATCGAATGAATTCATCGTCGAGAGGACAAACACGGAG GACCACCTATGATGACCTCAGAGGAAAAAGTACAGAAAGTGGTGAATTTATTGCCGTTCCTAAACACCTGCTGGGTTATGTAATCGGAAAGAATGGAAACACAATAAAAGAATTACAAAAACACTCAGGGGCAATGATCACACAAACTTCACCTACCAAAAAGCCTGCTGGTTTTATGATCCGCGGTGATGAGCCAGAACGAGCTTGCGCAAAACAACTAATCGCCGAAAAAGTG gcCGAGGTCTCCACTGAAGAAACCAGGAACCACCGCTCCCCTGGTCGAGTGGTACAGATTCCAAAGCAGTTCAAGAAGGCGGTAAATGGCCCTGGAGGAGATAACCTTCGATACGTTAGCACTCTTACGGGAGCAGGCGTGACGGAAAATGCCGCTCGTGGACTGTATGTGACAGGTGGTAGAAAAAAAGTGAAACACGCCGAGTATCTATTGAGGACCAAGGTG GCATCAACCAGGGTAAGGTCCGAACTGATCCGTAATTATATAGACGAAGAAAACCTTCCCGAGGAATGTGAACTCAAGCTTGTACCATTAGAAGGAAAAGACCGTATGATATTGGCTGGCGCACGATCGCAATATCGATTAAGACCAGCTGATGGTTTCGATCTGCAGTTTAAG ATCAAGCaagaaataaatgcaaaaaattACCACAAGGCAGACATGTGGTGTCATTTTGGAACGGTCGTCATCCGGGATCCAGATGAAG CCGATGTCGACGAAACCTGGTGCATCGAAGAAGCGACCAACAAACTTCGAGCCAGCCCGGTGAAGAGAAGTGAGTGGAACGTTGCTTTCAAAGAAGGCATTGATCTCGATCACAAAGCGATACAAGAAACGTTTGGTGAAAGCACTGAAGAGGATTTTATGGCAAGATACGATTTGAGCTTTTTATCCCCAAGAAGTCAGGCAATACGATGCAAG GTATGGGTTGTAAGGAAAGACGTCAAAACGAAGCTAGAGGAAATACCCGTCCCTTTCAACGACGTGAGCAATATCGTGGAAGAGTTGCGCTTTGAGGACGAAGCAACTCGAGAGAGATGTCGAGGCTGGCTGGTTTTGCAATCCAAAAAATTTTTTCTTGCTAACGTAATCTTTCCTGGCTGTGAAATCGACTACAGGTTCATCATACGGGCACTTACAG ATGATGTTATTGCCAAAAATAATGGCGTCCATGAACAAGAGGGAACACAGCTATTGTCTCGCTATCTCTCCAAATTAAAATTCACCGATGCTGACGGATTAATTCTTCCGGACGATGATCTACCCCACGGATATCTATTCAATTACCGAAGGTGTGCCCATCGGACCCTATACACTCCCCGGCCAGGGTTTACGATGATTGTGTCCAAGGAGAGTACCTGGTGCAGGGATTATAAGGAAGAAGAATCTCGAAAAACG ACAGACATCCACCTTGGCACTGAAGAATGGGACCGTGATCTCCTCAGCGAGGACTGGGAACCGGAAATGATCGTGGCCAAAATGCCAGAATTTCTTGAGTTTGTCCGAGACGTTCACCAATTCATTTCTAACTGTTGCAAAAATGAACAATCCAGTTAG
- the LOC137973367 gene encoding galanin receptor 2a-like has product MNGKNDTVVDPTENGNFIEPPPMRWTLRLIFIVVFIVGIIGNSVVCAAVIRRKRMRTSNNIFTFNLALCDLLNVVIYLPTQMAAFENNQNWAVGNFMCHVVYILVPLCLCASIGTLLAITCDRYRAIAHPLKPRLSGKFVKIILAIIWLSSLAISSPLIIVAGEVRPARGKVFCDETWPKKIYREIYWNFIFVIQYFLPLTLIAVLAVLIALKIRQNNAIQLLPKSSQAIAAAVRKRMKQTSKITNMLIALVILYAVCMLPQHLVFLWWTYGDLGSSKYRVYVLRFSNVFPMANSALNPIAYGTLNAEFKKVFKTFFNCECHKSDDVRNMQGSRASNPLKRTGKRRLTMYKRASADGTSSSNADKQQKESTLFLELLSTEKTPGRKGGSEYKKAESQDSFLSSNGNVSLSTTPQSNCGEETIRDEDGFRGSGAQNKYFKLRNGRSPVRSGRTEEEQKLLNCDGKIGNTRDKVTQFAFPKAKRIVHSTCSQRDTDICDGNPGMTTRHAKDELKTQQMTFVSQEQPFNTCWTEAENGDKKLLAYVTALKETDI; this is encoded by the coding sequence ATGAACGGAAAAAATGACACCGTTGTCGACCCGACGGAAAATGGCAATTTCATCGAACCTCCACCCATGCGATGGACACTTCGTCTGATTTTCATCGTCGTGTTTATAGTCGGGATTATTGGTAATTCCGTGGTCTGTGCGGCTGTTATTCGGCGCAAGCGAATGCGGACCAGCAATAACATTTTTACTTTCAATCTAGCCCTGTGTGACCTTCTCAACGTGGTCATCTACTTGCCGACACAAATGGCGGCGTTTGAGAACAACCAAAACTGGGCGGTTGGAAATTTCATGTGTCATGTTGTATACATTCTCGTCCCATTGTGTCTTTGTGCTTCTATTGGAACGTTGCTGGCTATAACCTGTGATAGATACAGAGCTATTGCTCACCCTCTAAAACCGCGTTTAAGCGGCAAGTTCGTCAAGATAATATTAGCGATTATTTGGCTTAGCTCGCTGGCTATAAGCTCTCCACTAATTATCGTCGCCGGAGAAGTTAGACCTGCAAGAGGGAAGGTCTTCTGCGATGAGACTTGGCCAAAGAAAATTTACAGGGAGATATACTGGAATTTTATCTTCGTAATTCAATATTTTCTCCCTTTGACATTGATTGCCGTTTTGGCGGTTTTAATTGCCCTTAAAATACGACAGAACAACGCAATTCAATTGCTTCCCAAAAGTTCACAAGCCATTGCAGCAGCCGTGAGGAAAAGAATGAAGCAGACATCAAAAATCACAAACATGCTTATTGCACTGGTGATTCTGTACGCTGTGTGTATGTTACCCCAACACCTGGTGTTCTTATGGTGGACGTACGGGGATTTAGGAAGCTCCAAATATCGAGTGTATGTGTTGCGCTTTTCAAACGTGTTCCCGATGGCAAATAGCGCGTTAAATCCAATTGCCTATGGAACGCTCAATGCAGAATTCAAGAAAGTATTTAAGACTTTCTTCAACTGTGAATGCCATAAGTCtgatgatgttcgtaacatgCAGGGCTCTCGGGCCTCGAATCCCTTGAAAAGAACTGGGAAACGCAGATTAACGATGTACAAGCGAGCGAGCGCCGATGGAACTTCTAGTTCTAATGCTGACAAACAGCAAAAAGAGAGTACTCTTTTTCTGGAATTATTATCAACAGAGAAAACACCTGGAAGGAAGGGAGGAAGCGAGTATAAAAAGGCAGAAAGTCAAGACAGTTTCCTCAGTAGCAACGGAAATGTCTCTTTGAGTACGACTCCGCAATCCAACTGCGGAGAGGAAACTATTAGAGATGAAGATGGTTTTCGAGGGAGCGGTGCGCAAAATAAGTATTTCAAGTTGCGCAACGGAAGATCACCTGTTCGCTCTGGTCGAACAGAAGAGGAACAAAAATTGTTAAATTGTGATGGCAAAATTGGAAATACAAGAGACAAGGTTACACAATTTGCTTTTCCTAAAGCGAAGAGAATTGTACATAGTACATGTTCTCAGCGAGACACTGATATTTGTGATGGAAATCCCGGCATGACGACGCGGCATGCTAAAGACGAATTAAAAACACAACAAATGACTTTTGTTTCCCAAGAGCAACCATTTAATACCTGTTGGACCGAGGCGGAAAATGGAGACAAAAAACTGCTTGCGTATGTAACCGCATTAAAGGAAACCGACATTTAA